GGAAATGGCGCTGCGGTTCGGCGACAAGGGGTTGAGCGCAACCGGCGGCGACGGGCACGGTGCCGGCCCCGCAAACGCCCAACACTTTGTGCGCCAATTGTGCTCGCAAAGTGGTGGCGCTGCCCACCGTCGTCACACCGACCAGTTCCACATCCGTCAACCGGGCAGCGACCACCAACGCAAACGCATCGTCCACATTGTCACCGATGTCTGTGTCAATGAGCAGTTTGAACGCCATCGCCCCTCATCGCCTCAGGTAGCGGCGCAACAGGGCAAACAGCCATTCAGTTTGCCGAACTGCGGCTGCACCGTCGCATAGCGGACTGCCCCGCCCCTCCACTGCCGCCAAAAATTGACGCACCGACACCCGCATGAAATCGTCCGCGATGCGCTCTCCATCGTCCCAACACAGTCGGGTGTGAAAAACGCCTCGCTCATCGCGGTGCGGCTCAAACCGCACGACGAAACCGTTCCACGCGATACTGCGTTCCAATGTGCCGTCCAACCGAGCGAGGCGCACGCAGATGTCCATTTTCGCTTCGGGCAGACGCACTTGGAAACGGGCAGTCAAGCGACGCGGTGCCTCTTCAAACATCGCGGTCGCAGCGTCCAGATGCGCCGCAGGGAACAAGGCTATCAATAGGCTCAAAGGGTGGGGCGCTAAGTCCACCCATAGTCCCGTCCCCGCCGTGTCACGGTCACGCATGCGAGCTTCCATCGTCAGCGTGATCGCCTGCGGCACTGCCGCTAACGCTTTTTCTGTGACGAGCGCTTGAAGGTGGGGCACTGCCGCTGCGTATTGCGTGTTGATGGCAAAGCAAAGGCGGTGCCGCTGCGCTTCGGCGACCACTTGGCGGGCTTGCTGCAAAGCATCCTCTATGCGGTCTTCACCCAACCACACCAACGGTTTTTCACATAGCACATGCGCCCCGTGTTGTAACGCCAGCAAGGCATGTTCAGCGTGCAAGTGGTGTGGGGAGCAAACGCTGACCGCGTCGGGTCGTTCTGCGGCGAGCATATCTGCCACATCGGGGTAACCACGCCCTCGGAACTGGGGGACGACTTGCCGCAGAGCGGCTTCGTTGGCGGCGAGGGTTTCGGGGCGCGACGCCACGAACGCGACGACCTCAGCGCCCTCGTGGGCGAACCATTGGGCGTGGAATTTACCGACACCCCGCACGCCGATAACCGCGACGCGAACCGCCATCGGCACACACCTCCCTGCCCGCATTCACTGCCTTGGCACCAACGACCTTGCGATAGCCAGCGCCTTTTGGTAACGCGAGAGCGGCACCATCGGAGGCAAAGGGCGGTCTAAGCAAAACAGGTATCCTGTCCACATGTTTCCCATGCCAATCGCCACTTTGGTTCGCACTTCCGCTTCGGTCGCATCTTCGCTGTCCATCAATCGGTCGGCAGAAATGTTGCCGCCCAGCGCGACCATTGTTCCGAAGGCTTGTTTGTAACGCGCTAAGTCGTTGTGACTGAAAGTTTCTAACGGCAGAAGGGCATCTATCCCGCTGCGGCGCACCGACCGCAAGAAAGTGTCTACGCACCCTGGCGTGTAAAGCAGGACAGCCAAACCGCGCCGGTGCACTTCCTGCGTCAACTGGCGGTGGTAAGGCAAAACGATGCTACGGTAGTGGCGGTCGGTCATGAACGCAGCGTGCGTGTAAGCCAAGTCGGCGTGCAGCCACACCCCATCTATGCTGTTAGGTGGTAGGCGTTTAAGCGCCAAGTCCAGCGTCTCCACGATTAACCGCAAACCGGTTTCCAAAATTTCGTCCAGCATCGGCGGTTGCGTCTCAAAGGCTTCCACCCATTGGCGGCTGCCCAACAACCGTCGCGCTAAGGTGCACGGCTCCACGAAGGCAAGGGCGATGAACCGTTCCCGCTCGCGAGCGAGGGCAACGCGCGCCTCTAAATCCTCCGGCAACCGTCCGTGATGGGCTTTCAAGACCGAGCGCACTTCCCGCCAGTCGCGGGTAGTCTTGACAGGAAAGTCCAACTCCTGCGGTTGGGTGTTGTAAATCTTCCAGTGCTTTCGGGTTACACCGTCCGCGCCCACAACGATTCGGTAATCGTCCGTTTCGTCCAGCACCGTCTCCCGCCAACCCATCGTGCAATCTACAGGAATATACACCAAATCCAAGTCAAAAAAGTCTGTGGGTGTCGCGTCTGGCGGGTAACCTTCCCGTTCCCATTGGCGCAGCGTTTCCGGCAGAAAATAACAGTCCACGCAGGGGACGCGGTCTACCGGCTGGTGTTTCAATGCCCGCCAGACGCGCTCCCGCGCAGTCAAACGGATGGGTCGCTCTACCAACGCTGGTGGCGTGCGTCGCCAAAACGGCATGCTTGCAACACCTCGCTGAATGCGGTGGGGTCGGGGGTGCCCGCCCCGCAGTTTGCGGCGTGACCGGCTGAACGGTTATCGGGGCGATGTGGGTTCCGTTACGGTCGCCCCGCTAAGCCGTTGACGCAATTGTTGCACCAAAGTGCGAAGACGGTTGAAACGCTCGCCGAAACGCGCCCAATCGCCTCGGCGGGCGCTTTCTTCCGCTTCCGTGAGGGTGCGTTCAATCTCTGTTGCCAACGCCATCAAATCAGGTGCCCGCTGCCCGTCAGGGGCAACCGGCGGAGGCGACGGGGTTTGCCCCAGCAGCCGCGCCAGCGCTTTGGGCAGCGTCTCATCCATAACGACCCGTTGCTGGTCAGCGACAATCACCCGTTTGAGTTCGGGCAGCCGGGTTTGGGCGGCAACCAGAAACAAGGGCTCCACATAAAGCAACGCACCGTCCAGCGGCACGACCAACAGGTTGCCCCGAATGATATCCGAGCCCCGTTGCCGCCACAAAGTCAAGTCTTTAGAAATTTCGGCGTCGTTGTCAATGCGGGCTTCTATCTGCGCCGGACCGTAAACTTGCTCGCCGGCAGGCATGCGCAAAATGAATAGGTCGCCGATGTTGGGCAGGTCGCATCGCGCCATTAACAGCGCCACCAAGTTGTGCCGTTCCTTGCCCGGTTCACCGTAGGGCGTAAAGGGCAAAATGAGGGCGAACTCAATCGGTCTATCGGCGCTGCTCCCCTGTCGGTCAGGCAACCGCATCATGACATAGTATGGCTCCACAGGTTGTTGGGTTTCGCCGTAAACCTCCTGCGCGATCGCCCATCGGTCCTCCTGCTGATAAAACTGTTCAGGGTCAGTGACATGGTAAAGCAACAAGCGTTCGGCTTGCAATTGCAACAAGTTGGCAGGGTAGCGCAAATGCGCCTGTAAGTCCTTAGGCATCGCCGACAGCGGACGGAACATGCCCGGAAAGATGCGCGCGTAAACGCGGACGATCGGGTCGGTCGGGTCCGCGATGTAAAACTGCACGGTGCCGTGATAGGCGTCAATGACGACCTTGACCGCATTGCGGATGTAGTTAAGCCGCACGCGTTCAGTGACTTCGCCCTTTTCAAGAGGCACTGTTTGTTCCCAAGTCGCCGGTTCGGCGTAAGGGAAGCGGTCACTGTAGGTGTAAGCGTCCATGAGCCAATAGAGGCGCCCGCCTGCGATGACAATGTAAGGGTCACGGTCAAACAGCAGGAAAGGAGCGATTGCCCGCACCCGCTCGTGGATTTGACGCCGAAACAGCAGCCGACTTTGAGGTAAGATATCGCGATTGAGCGCCAAAGACGGCTCACCGAAGCGCAGCGCAAATGCCACACGCATAAGCCAGTTGCCGATCGGCACGCCACCCCGACCGCGATAAGTCGTCCGTGCCATCGCCTCGCCCGCACCGCCCGTTGCACTCTTGGGGTAATCAAATTCGCGCTGGCGCGTCCGCACGACGATGTAGTGATTGGTCAACTCACCGAAATAAATGCGCGGCTCCTTAATTTGCAACTCCCGAAATCGGCTGCGGGGCGGGATGTCCTGCACCCATAGCACCGGCATACCCTCTTGCTCCACCTCGTTGACCGGCACGACGACGACACCGTAGCCGTGCGTCCAAAGAAAATGGCGGCTGAACCAACTGGGGCGCAATTGCTCCACATCTAATTCGCGCACCGCCAACATCACTTGCCGATAGGCTCCGCCGACCCAGTAGCGGTCTATGTCTACATCAACAAAGGTGTAGTAGGTGCGGATGGCTTGACGCTGCCGCAGCGTGTCTTGCAAGGGACGGTAGTCCCACAGCCGCACGCTGTCCAGCAACTCCTTGTTGCGCGTCACGACTTCCGTCGTGACCGCACCGCGAAACGGGTAGTCTACGATGCGCGTGTTGTGAATGCCGTAGGCGACACGCGTCATGCGGATGTTGTAAGTGAGGTAGGTTTTCTCCATCGCCAGTTCGTTGGGCTTAACGACATAATGCTGAAACAGCGTCGGCAAAAAGGTGCCGACCAACCACGCGCCGGCGAAAGCAATTGCCAAGCCGATACCGGCGCGCACGGGCGCTCGTGCCCGCACGCTCCACAACACCAACACACCGCCGACCAAAAACACCCCCATCAAAACCCACAGCACGGGTAACCGCACATGGGCATCGGTGTAACCGATACCCCAAACGACTTCACCCGGTCCGCGCCGATAAAGCAGTTCAAACATGCTCAACCGAAAATGCCCAGCCAGAGCGAACAGCACCAACGCCAACAAGGTCAGTAGATGGGCGCGGACAAGCGGCGTCATGTACGCCAGCACCGTCCGCACTTGCCCTTGCAAAGTCGTGGGGTAGCGCCCCGCCAGCGCCGTATCGGCGAAGGCATAGAAACCATAAAGTATCGCTGTCGCCAACAATGCGACGATCAACGCCGCAAAGAGGTAGTCGTAAAGGAACCGCCAGAACGGTAAGGCAAACAGGTAGAAACTGATGTCTTTGCCGAAAATGGGGTCGGCGACGCCTGCAGGTGTGCGGAAGCCATACCAAAACTGCAGCACCAATTCCCAATGGCGTGCCGCCGCCACGCCTGTAACGACCCCGAACGCCGCAGCGATCAACAACAGAGCGTTGCGAAAGCCTGTTTCCAACCAGTTTAACAAGAGCCCGACCCAACCGACGGGATAGGTGCGCCAACGCCGTCGGCTCGCCCACCGCTGCACCAGCAGCAAGTTGATGCCGATGCCGGCGGCGAACACCAAACCGACCACTAAACCTACGGCGACACGCGCCCAAAACCGCGTCCAAAACACTTGAGGGTAACCGACTTCCCGAAACCACGCCCACTCGGTCACCAACCACGCCAACTGGCGGGCACATAAAAGCACGACGGCGAATACAACCAGCCCGACAAGCCATCCATAGCGCCGCATGAAATTCACCCCTGACGCTGAACAAAGCGCCCAACAAGCCTTTCGGATCGGAGGGCGCCGCCCCTGCAGCGCCGCATATCGTTAAGGGTCAATCTTCGTCGCCCAAGAAGTGCTCCAAGACTTTTTGGCACGCGATCACTTGGTCTACGGCGACCCACTCATCTGCTGTGTGGGCTTGCTCTACGCTGCCGGGACCAAACACGCAGCAGGTGATACCCGCCCGCGTCAATTGGCTGGCATCAGTGGTGTAGCGGACGCCGGCAAGGAGGGGAGGCACACCGCTGCGCACACAGGCTGCGGACAGGCGTTGCACGGGGCGACTGTCCGCAGGGACTTCCATGCCCCAATGGGCTAAAGACGGGGGCAGGATTTCCAGCGGCAAATCCAGCAATTCCGGTTGGCTTTGCAGGAACTGTCGCAACTCGTCCCAAGCAGCGATGGGGTCTTCAGCGGGCAAGGTGCGACGGTCAACACCGATTTCGCACCAGTCAGGGACGACATTCAACCCCCGTCCACCGTGAATGACAGCGACGGTGACCGTCGGGTGACCGACAAGCGGATGTTGACGGACGCGCAACTCCGCGGCGTAACGCTCCAACGCCAACACGACTTTCGCCATCGCACCGATGGCGTTGAGCCCGCGCTCGGGGTGGGCGGTGTGGGCACTTACGCCGCGCACGCCGATGCGCCCGCGCACGACGCCTTTGTGGGCGTGGACGATGCGCAACTCGGTCGGCTCACCGACGACAGCGTAATCGGCTTTCACACCGGCGGCGACAAGGTGTTGGACGCCGGCGACATTGTTTTCTTCATCCACGGTCGCGGCGAGCCATGCTGTGCGGGGCGGTGTGCCCTTACGGGCGATTTCAACCAAGGCTTGCACCATCGCCGCCAAACTGGCTTTGGTATCGCAGGCGCCCCGTCCAAACACCCGTCCGTCTCGCACCTGCGGGTCAAAAGGTGGGACGGTCATCCCCTCCGCCGTCACGGTGTCCATGTGGGCTTCCAGCAAGACCGTCTCGCCCTCGCTGCGCCCCACGACACCGACCAGCAAGTTGTCCCGACCGGGGGCAACGGGTTGACGCACAACCTCAAGCCCCGCGCGCCGAGCGTAGGATTCCAAGTAGTCAGCGAGAGCCCCCTCGCCGACCCCATCCGCAAAGCACGGGTTGACGCTAGGAATAGCGATCAATTCACGCAACAACTGGATGACAGGTTCCATCGGTCGTCACTCCGTTGAGCCCGCTGCGGTTACACCACCGCGATACATTCCACTTCCACTTGGAAGCCGCCTGGCGGTTGAGCCTGAACGGTCGTGCGGGCGGGATAAGGCGGAGAGAAAAACTCACGGTAGACTTCGTTGAGTTTGGGGAAGTTGCCCATATCTGCCAGAAAGACTGTGACCTTGACGACTTTGTCCAGCGAACTGCCTGCGGCTTCCAAAATGGCTTGCAGGTTGCGCAGCGCCAGCCGTAGTTCGTCTTCAAACGCCCCGTGTCGGGGTTCCCCTGTCGCAGGGTCAATCGCCACCTGACCGGAGACGAACACGCAACCGTTGGCGACAATCGCTTGCGAGTAAGGTGCCTTAGGTGTCGGTGCGTTTGGTGTTTGGACAGGTTGTCGCCCCATAAGTCCGAGCACCTCCACAATCGTCATCAGTCGGAGCCTTGCTGGGACATGCGGCGCTGCAAGGGCAGCACCCCTTCAATGCAGCCCACCGCAGAGACGCCACCCGAAAGGTTAGCACGCCACAGTTACAGCGGGAAAGTTCAGTTGCTGCAAACTTTTAAGAGGCTTGCCAATTTGCGCGGGTGCGCACTGGAGGACACAGACATGGCACGGAAACGCCGTCCACCGATACGCTCTACGGCTACTGCCGCACGCGTTCTGGCAGGGCGCGATGTGCGCCAGTGGGTCAAAGAGTTTTTGGAAGGAATGGGGGAACCCGAACCGGCGCCCTTTACCCCGTCGGATTTTCAGCTCGCTGCGTTGCAAGCCGTTTTGGAACGCGACACCATCGTCGTCGCTCCTACCGGCAGCGGCAAAACTTGGATCGCGGAACAAGCCATCGCCCGTTTTTTAGCCGAAGGGCGCCGCAGTTGGTATACGACGCCGCTGAAAGCGTTGAGCAATCAGAAATACGACGCCTTCCGCACCTTGTTCGGCGAAGACAAAGTCGGTTTGTTGACGGGCGAACGGCGGGAAAACTCCCAAGCCCCTGTCATCGTCGCCACGACGGAAGTCTTGCGCAATTTGCTTTACACGACCCCGACCTCAGGAGAAATCGCGGCAGATTTGATCGTTCTGGACGAAGCCCATTACCTCGCTGACCCCGAACGCGGCGTCACTTGGGAAGAGGTCATCATTTTGGCGCCAGCGGAAAGTCGTTTGCTGCTTCTGTCCGCAACGATCGCTAACGCCGATGAACTGGCAGGTTGGATGAAAGAGATACGGGGGCGAGAGCCTGCCCTTATCTGGGTGGACAGCAAGGCGCGCCCGGTGCCGCTGCGCTACGGCTTTCTGGATCGGTTCGGGCGCCCCATGCCCTTAGAGATCGCCCGTCAATTGCCGCAAAAAGCCCTGCGACGGTTGCTTTGGCAGCGCGTTCATCCCGTTGAGGTGGTGCAGCGGTTGCGCGAGCGTGCCCTTTTACCTGCTATCATTTTCCTGCCGCGCCGGCGCGATTGTGACGACGCAGTGCGCGCCTTTCGCCACTTCAAGATGCCCGAAGGGCGCGAAGAGCGTGAAGCGCTGTTCACACAACTGGCGCAGCAATTCCCGCGCCTTTGGGAGCACCCCATGGCACGCTACCTGATAGAAGCCGGCGTCGCCCCGCACCACGCCGGGCATGTGACGGCATGGAAAATTGCGGTGGAACGCATGCTCCGTGCTGGCTTAGTGCGGGCTGTGTTTGCGACCACGACGCTGGCGGCGGGATTGGACGTCCCCGCTCGCACCGTTGTCTTGCCGACGCTGCTCGTCCGCGACGAAAAAGGGGAACGCCCCTTGACCGCGCTGGAGTTTCACCAGATGACTGGGCGCGCCGGGCGACGCGGCAAAGACAAGGTGGGGTTCGTGCTCATCATCCCCCGTCACCTCCGCGATTTTGAAAAGACCTTAGAACTGGTAGCCAGCGAACCCGAGGAGTTGCGGTCGGCGTTCCGCGTTCAGTATTACCAAGTGCTCAACTTGCTAGCCCACCACGGACGCGAGGCAGCGCTCACCATCGTGGACAAGAGCTTTGCCGTCTACCAAATGGCGCGGCGCAGCCATCGCAAAGCCCGGGCTGTCCGTCAAGAGTTGCGGACAGAATTCAAACGCCGCGCGGCGTTGCTGCGGGAGTTGGGCTACCTGACCGACGACGAGCGTCCCACAATGATCGGCGAATGGGCGTTACTGGTTCGCCATGAGCGATCGCTGTTCATCGTGGAAGCCGTCCGACAAGGCTTAATGGACACCCTATCGCCCGAAGAGGTCGCAGCGTGGGCGGCAGCGTTCACGACGGAGCGCTCCCCGCGCTTTCCCATCGCCCGTGTCAATTTGGAACCGCTGTGGTGGCTCGCTTGCGAACTGGAAGAATTGGAAGAGCGGCATAAGTTGCCGTCATCCAAGTTCACCGACGAGTTGGAAGGCGGGCAGTGGAGCGATGCCCACCGACGCGCTGCCGCCGCTTACCGATGGGCGGAAGGGCAATGGGACTGGACCGTCATCGCACAACGCAGCGGAAGCGAGGAAGGGGATTTGCAACGGTTAATGTTGCAAACCGCCGAACTGTTGCGGCAGTTGGAAGATTTGCCCTTGCCGGTCGCCGGCAAAGCCCGTTTAGCGCGCTTAGCCGTTTTGCGCGAGCCCGTCGTGGAAAGTTGGCGCCCGACCAGCGACCCATCGTGGCGCCCCACTACACCGCTGCTTGACGACGGTGAACCCCATGACGATGAAGCGTGAACGCTTCCATATGCGGCGCGCGAGGAAACGCGCTCCCTGAAGACCTTGAAGGCATCGCTGCGGCAGCGGAGAGGGCTACCGTTCGTCCCACAGTGGTGGTGGCAAACGCCCTTCCACGCGTTCGCACCACGCCCGCAGCACTTCCGCCACGCTCCACGCTTGCGCGAAACACCCACGCGGGGTGTGAGGGGCATCGCCGTCAAAAATTTCAGCGATTTGACCGACGCAACCCTCTCGCAAATGCCGTTGCAGAAACTCTGCCAACAGCGGGCGCACTTTGTGTTGGACGGCGTCGGCACCTTCCACCATTGCCACGGCGTCGGCGTAAGGACCCCACCACCACGCCCAAACGGTGCCCTGATGGTACGCAGCGTCCCGTTGCTCGGGGGTGCCGACATAACGCCCGACATATTGCGGCTCGTCGGGCGCCAGCGAGCGCAACCCGCAAGGCGTCAACAGTTTCGCCTCGACACACCGCAGCACCGCCCGTTCCTGCTCCGGCGTGACCAAACGGAACGGCAACGCCAGCGCCAGCAACTGATTGCACCGCACCGCGCTATCAGGATTGCCATCGGGAGCGATGACATCAAACAGGCACCGCTTCTCACCGTTCCAGAAAGTCGCGGCAAAGTGCGCTATCGCTTTCGCCGCCCACCGTTCCGCTTGCCGTTCGGTCACTTTGTCGCCCAGTTGCGCAGCCAAACGCGCCAGCACTTTTAACCCGTTGCACCAGAGGGCGTTGATTTCAACCGGCTTGCCGGCGCGGGGCGTGACAGGCACTCCGTGCACCTTTGCGTCCATCCAAGTCAGCGCTTCACCTGCGGCGTTCCACACCAACAAGCCGTCTTGCGGGTCGGCGTGAATGCCATAGCGGGTGCCCCGCCAGTGCCATGCCAAGACATCACGCAACGCCGCCCACCACCGCCGCAGGGTCACAGTGTCGCGGGTGTAGCGCCCATAACGGTAAACTGCCAACACGAACCAAAGCGTTGCGTCCACAGTGTTGTAAGTCGGTGAAGCGCCACCTTCGGGGAAAAAGTTGGGCACCATGCCTTGGTCAAGGTAGCGAGCGAATGTGTCCAAAACATCGCGGGCAATCGCAAACCGCCGAGGCACGAGGGTCAGTCCGGGCAGCGCAATCAAGGCATCGCGCCCCCAATCGGTGAACCAAGGGTAACCGGCGATGACGGTCCGCGTGCCCGTTGAAGACCGCAACGCGAGAAAGGCGTCAGCGGCGCGAAAAAGTGGGCGCACCAAGTCGTTTGCCGCCACCGTCATCAGCCGCTGGCGGCGTCGTCGTTCCGATGCTTCCCACATGACAGCGCTGTCAGTCGAACACGGTTCCGTCGCCGCTATTAAGTCCAGATGCCCATCGCTGCCAAACGACTTTACGAGCGTCCCCAAACAGAACAGCGATTCCGTATCGTCCAAGCCGCGTTCCGTTTCATGGGGCAGCCAAAAGTTGTGCCACCATGTCCCGTCAGACACGAACGCGTCGCCGTTGTGCACCAAGTGGAGCAGCACGCAACCGTTGGCAGCGACGACAATGCGGTGGTCGCAGGCTTGCCAGCGAAATGGGACGGACGGCTGCATCGTCCAATGATGGTCGCGCCATGCCACAAACAAACGCACGGCGAGGGTAGTGGGACAACGCGTTTGCACGAAGTAGCGCAAGACCGTTGCGTTGCGCAGATGAGGCATAAAAACTCGTTTGTGCACGGTCACACCTTTTGCGCTGTAGTGCCATTGAGGGCACCAATCCAGCACAAATGCGCGCAGCTGCAAACGCCCATCGGGTGCGATCGTTCCATCGCGGAACAAATGCGCGCCTAACGGAACCGTCTGACCGTTTACGGTTACGGCTTCGTCCGCAGCCGCCAAAAGCAAAACGCGGTCGGTCGGCGGGCGGTTAGCGGCGATCAGCCAACCGTGGTAGCGGCGCGTTCGTAACCCGATAACCGTCCCGCAGGCATAGCCGCCCAACCCGTTGGTTTCCAACCATTCCCATTGCCCTATTTGCCCTGAGGCGAGCTCTTGTTGGGTCAGTCGCATTTT
This sequence is a window from bacterium HR17. Protein-coding genes within it:
- the helY gene encoding putative helicase HelY, which produces MRRCKGSTPSMQPTAETPPERLARHSYSGKVQLLQTFKRLANLRGCALEDTDMARKRRPPIRSTATAARVLAGRDVRQWVKEFLEGMGEPEPAPFTPSDFQLAALQAVLERDTIVVAPTGSGKTWIAEQAIARFLAEGRRSWYTTPLKALSNQKYDAFRTLFGEDKVGLLTGERRENSQAPVIVATTEVLRNLLYTTPTSGEIAADLIVLDEAHYLADPERGVTWEEVIILAPAESRLLLLSATIANADELAGWMKEIRGREPALIWVDSKARPVPLRYGFLDRFGRPMPLEIARQLPQKALRRLLWQRVHPVEVVQRLRERALLPAIIFLPRRRDCDDAVRAFRHFKMPEGREEREALFTQLAQQFPRLWEHPMARYLIEAGVAPHHAGHVTAWKIAVERMLRAGLVRAVFATTTLAAGLDVPARTVVLPTLLVRDEKGERPLTALEFHQMTGRAGRRGKDKVGFVLIIPRHLRDFEKTLELVASEPEELRSAFRVQYYQVLNLLAHHGREAALTIVDKSFAVYQMARRSHRKARAVRQELRTEFKRRAALLRELGYLTDDERPTMIGEWALLVRHERSLFIVEAVRQGLMDTLSPEEVAAWAAAFTTERSPRFPIARVNLEPLWWLACELEELEERHKLPSSKFTDELEGGQWSDAHRRAAAAYRWAEGQWDWTVIAQRSGSEEGDLQRLMLQTAELLRQLEDLPLPVAGKARLARLAVLREPVVESWRPTSDPSWRPTTPLLDDGEPHDDEA
- the iolG_2 gene encoding Inositol 2-dehydrogenase/D-chiro-inositol 3-dehydrogenase; this translates as MAVRVAVIGVRGVGKFHAQWFAHEGAEVVAFVASRPETLAANEAALRQVVPQFRGRGYPDVADMLAAERPDAVSVCSPHHLHAEHALLALQHGAHVLCEKPLVWLGEDRIEDALQQARQVVAEAQRHRLCFAINTQYAAAVPHLQALVTEKALAAVPQAITLTMEARMRDRDTAGTGLWVDLAPHPLSLLIALFPAAHLDAATAMFEEAPRRLTARFQVRLPEAKMDICVRLARLDGTLERSIAWNGFVVRFEPHRDERGVFHTRLCWDDGERIADDFMRVSVRQFLAAVEGRGSPLCDGAAAVRQTEWLFALLRRYLRR
- the yabJ gene encoding 2-iminobutanoate/2-iminopropanoate deaminase, whose product is MGRQPVQTPNAPTPKAPYSQAIVANGCVFVSGQVAIDPATGEPRHGAFEDELRLALRNLQAILEAAGSSLDKVVKVTVFLADMGNFPKLNEVYREFFSPPYPARTTVQAQPPGGFQVEVECIAVV
- the argE_1 gene encoding Acetylornithine deacetylase, which produces MEPVIQLLRELIAIPSVNPCFADGVGEGALADYLESYARRAGLEVVRQPVAPGRDNLLVGVVGRSEGETVLLEAHMDTVTAEGMTVPPFDPQVRDGRVFGRGACDTKASLAAMVQALVEIARKGTPPRTAWLAATVDEENNVAGVQHLVAAGVKADYAVVGEPTELRIVHAHKGVVRGRIGVRGVSAHTAHPERGLNAIGAMAKVVLALERYAAELRVRQHPLVGHPTVTVAVIHGGRGLNVVPDWCEIGVDRRTLPAEDPIAAWDELRQFLQSQPELLDLPLEILPPSLAHWGMEVPADSRPVQRLSAACVRSGVPPLLAGVRYTTDASQLTRAGITCCVFGPGSVEQAHTADEWVAVDQVIACQKVLEHFLGDED